From the genome of Deinococcus sp. AJ005, one region includes:
- a CDS encoding nitronate monooxygenase — MTTSSATAPRTPALPQIIQGGMGVGISHWGLAQAVSQIGQLGIVSCTGIDNVLVRRLQDGDEGGHVRRALAAYPNQERAEKVIKMYFLPEGREPGQSYRRVPLPTVTKHGAAWELGVMGSFVEVFLAREGHSNPVGVNLLTKLQLHTVPALYGAMLAGADTVIMGAGIPREIPGVLDAFAAGGQASIKLDVKGGDAAVLTFDPADYGLERRELPRPKFYPIVTSHILAGVLMKKASGSVEGFIIEGPTAGGHNAPPRGTPTFDESGQPIYGERDIADLDEMKKLGLPFWLAGSRATPEALQEALARGAAGIQVGTLFAYCADSGLRNDLREQVHVLTKDGGVEVYTDPLASPTGFPFKVVQVDDTLARVEHYLARPRVCDIGYLREAYSGEDGKTGLRCAAEPVDAYLSKGGKIEDTVGRKCLCNALMTDAGYAQVQKGGYTEGSLMTSGDSLNDIAAWPLGYGAEDVVEFLLGRYRPGKND; from the coding sequence ATGACCACCTCTTCCGCCACCGCACCCCGCACCCCGGCCCTGCCGCAGATTATCCAGGGCGGCATGGGCGTGGGCATTTCCCACTGGGGGCTGGCGCAGGCCGTGTCCCAGATCGGGCAACTGGGCATCGTGTCGTGTACCGGCATCGACAACGTGCTGGTGCGCCGCCTCCAGGACGGCGACGAGGGCGGCCATGTGCGCCGCGCCCTGGCCGCCTATCCCAACCAGGAACGCGCCGAGAAGGTCATCAAGATGTACTTTCTGCCGGAGGGCCGTGAACCGGGCCAGTCTTACCGCCGTGTGCCGCTGCCCACCGTGACCAAGCACGGCGCGGCCTGGGAACTCGGGGTGATGGGCAGCTTCGTGGAGGTCTTTCTGGCGCGTGAGGGTCACAGCAACCCGGTGGGCGTCAACCTGCTGACCAAGCTGCAACTGCACACCGTCCCGGCCCTTTACGGCGCGATGCTGGCCGGGGCCGACACCGTGATTATGGGCGCGGGCATTCCGCGCGAGATTCCCGGCGTGCTGGATGCCTTTGCGGCGGGAGGACAGGCATCTATCAAGCTGGACGTGAAGGGCGGGGACGCCGCCGTCCTGACCTTTGATCCCGCCGACTACGGCCTAGAACGGCGCGAGCTGCCGCGCCCGAAGTTCTACCCGATTGTCACCTCGCACATTCTGGCTGGGGTGCTGATGAAGAAGGCCAGCGGCTCGGTGGAGGGTTTTATCATTGAAGGCCCCACCGCCGGGGGCCACAATGCCCCGCCGCGCGGAACGCCCACTTTTGATGAGTCCGGCCAGCCGATCTATGGCGAGCGCGACATTGCCGATCTGGACGAGATGAAGAAGCTGGGCCTGCCGTTCTGGCTGGCCGGGAGCCGGGCCACTCCCGAAGCCTTGCAGGAAGCGCTGGCACGCGGCGCGGCGGGCATTCAGGTGGGCACGCTGTTCGCCTATTGCGCCGACAGCGGGCTGCGAAACGATCTGCGCGAACAGGTGCATGTGCTGACCAAGGACGGCGGTGTGGAGGTCTACACCGATCCGCTGGCCTCGCCCACCGGGTTTCCGTTCAAGGTGGTGCAGGTGGACGACACGCTGGCCCGCGTGGAACATTATCTGGCCCGCCCGCGCGTGTGCGACATCGGCTATCTGCGTGAGGCGTACTCGGGCGAGGACGGCAAGACGGGCCTGCGCTGCGCCGCCGAACCTGTGGACGCTTACCTGTCCAAGGGCGGCAAGATTGAGGACACCGTGGGCCGCAAATGCCTGTGCAACGCCCTGATGACCGACGCCGGATACGCCCAGGTGCAGAAGGGGGGTTACACCGAAGGCTCGCTGATGACCAGCGGCGACAGCCTGAACGACATCGCCGCGTGGCCTCTGGGGTATGGGGCAGAGGATGTGGTGGAGTTCTTGCTGGGGCGGTATAGGCCGGGTAAAAATGACTGA
- the rimO gene encoding 30S ribosomal protein S12 methylthiotransferase RimO — protein MTQIIDSPTTANKNELPSRKVGFISLGCPKALVDSERILTQLRVEGYEVADSYEGADAVIVNTCGFITPAVEESLSAIGEALEATGRVIVTGCLGERPEKILERHPKVAAITGSEAVDDVMMHVRELLPIETDEFTGVLPVTASGMRPERENTKHGDVFAPTIKLTPRHYAYVKIAEGCNHTCAFCIIPKLRGKQVSRDAGAVLYESFRLIAGGTKELMIISQDTSAYGVDVRYRESEFQGGQVRAHLTDLAVKLGEMGAWVRMHYVYPYPHVDKIVELMAQGKILPYLDVPLQHASPRILKLMRRPGAGKQLETIRRWRGICPELTIRSTFIVGFPGETEEEFQELLTFLEDARLDRVGAFAYSDVEEADANALPNPVPEDVKQERLTRFMEVAQRISTERLAEKVGRVMDVIVDEFNDDEGDAPGTRLIGRTKGDAPGIDGQVYLFAGDYAGQVKIGDIVKAQIEDSDEYDLFGEVVERPEWKPNVPQLGHFGGH, from the coding sequence ATGACGCAAATTATTGATTCGCCCACGACGGCGAATAAAAACGAACTGCCCAGCAGGAAAGTCGGATTCATTAGCCTGGGATGCCCCAAAGCCCTGGTGGACAGCGAACGCATCCTGACCCAACTGCGGGTGGAGGGCTACGAGGTGGCCGACAGCTACGAGGGCGCGGACGCCGTGATCGTCAACACCTGTGGTTTTATCACCCCCGCCGTGGAGGAAAGCCTGAGCGCCATCGGCGAGGCGCTGGAAGCCACGGGCCGCGTGATCGTCACCGGTTGCCTAGGCGAGCGCCCCGAGAAGATTCTGGAACGCCACCCCAAAGTCGCCGCGATTACTGGCAGCGAGGCGGTGGACGACGTGATGATGCACGTGCGCGAACTGTTGCCGATTGAAACCGACGAATTTACTGGCGTGCTGCCCGTCACCGCGTCGGGAATGCGCCCAGAACGTGAGAACACCAAGCACGGCGACGTGTTCGCACCCACCATCAAGCTGACGCCCCGGCACTACGCCTACGTCAAGATCGCCGAGGGCTGCAACCATACCTGCGCGTTCTGCATCATTCCCAAGCTGCGTGGCAAGCAAGTCTCGCGCGATGCGGGCGCGGTGCTGTACGAGTCGTTCCGCCTGATCGCGGGCGGCACCAAGGAACTGATGATCATCTCGCAGGACACCAGCGCTTACGGCGTGGACGTGCGTTACCGCGAGTCCGAGTTTCAGGGTGGTCAGGTCCGCGCCCACCTGACCGATCTGGCCGTCAAGCTGGGCGAGATGGGCGCGTGGGTGCGGATGCACTACGTCTACCCGTACCCGCATGTGGACAAAATCGTGGAGCTGATGGCGCAGGGCAAAATCCTGCCGTATCTGGACGTGCCGCTGCAACACGCCTCGCCCCGCATATTGAAGCTGATGCGGCGGCCCGGCGCGGGCAAGCAATTGGAGACCATCCGGCGCTGGCGCGGCATCTGTCCCGAACTGACCATCCGCAGTACCTTTATCGTGGGCTTTCCCGGCGAAACCGAGGAAGAATTTCAGGAGCTGCTGACCTTCTTGGAGGACGCGAGGCTAGACCGCGTGGGCGCGTTCGCCTACTCGGACGTGGAGGAAGCCGACGCCAACGCCCTGCCGAACCCCGTGCCGGAGGACGTGAAGCAGGAACGTCTCACCCGCTTTATGGAAGTCGCGCAGCGCATCAGCACCGAGCGGCTGGCCGAGAAGGTGGGCCGCGTGATGGACGTGATCGTAGACGAATTCAACGACGACGAGGGCGACGCGCCAGGAACCCGCCTGATCGGGCGGACGAAGGGCGACGCGCCCGGCATTGACGGTCAGGTGTACCTGTTCGCGGGCGACTATGCGGGGCAGGTCAAGATCGGCGACATCGTGAAAGCCCAAATTGAGGACAGCGACGAATACGACTTGTTCGGGGAAGTGGTGGAACGGCCAGAGTGGAAGCCGAACGTGCCGCAGTTGGGGCATTTCGGGGGGCATTGA
- a CDS encoding DUF937 domain-containing protein — MMDIFNMLGGMGNAQQQVSQQTGATPQQSASAMEAAIPLLLGAMTRNAGSPQGAASLAGALGQHDGSALDLFSQGGAPNMQEGQKILGHVFGNQQQSAANAVGKRAGIDPQLAMQILSMAAPLVLAYLGRQRQQGGQGGGPDLGGLLGGLLGGGSAGGLGGMLGGLLGGGQQAPQPQSGGGVFGGGPVISGLPPQNNQVQQDTQQGGAGGIVGTLNNVLDRDGDGNALNDLIGMFSGRR, encoded by the coding sequence ATGATGGACATCTTCAACATGCTCGGCGGGATGGGCAACGCGCAGCAGCAGGTCAGCCAGCAGACCGGGGCCACCCCACAACAATCCGCGTCCGCGATGGAGGCGGCCATTCCGCTGCTGCTGGGGGCCATGACCCGCAATGCGGGCAGCCCGCAGGGCGCGGCTTCTCTGGCCGGGGCTTTGGGCCAGCACGACGGCAGCGCGCTGGACCTGTTCAGCCAGGGCGGCGCACCCAACATGCAGGAAGGCCAGAAAATTCTGGGCCATGTCTTCGGCAACCAGCAGCAGTCTGCCGCCAACGCGGTGGGCAAACGCGCGGGCATTGATCCCCAGCTCGCCATGCAGATTCTGAGCATGGCCGCGCCGCTGGTGCTGGCCTACCTGGGCCGTCAGCGTCAGCAGGGCGGTCAGGGCGGTGGGCCAGACCTCGGTGGTTTGCTGGGCGGACTCCTCGGCGGCGGTTCCGCTGGAGGTCTAGGCGGCATGCTCGGCGGCCTTCTGGGCGGTGGACAGCAGGCCCCGCAACCCCAGAGCGGTGGTGGCGTATTTGGAGGCGGCCCGGTCATTTCCGGCCTGCCCCCGCAGAACAATCAGGTGCAGCAAGACACCCAGCAGGGCGGTGCGGGCGGCATTGTCGGCACCCTCAACAATGTGCTGGACCGCGACGGCGACGGCAACGCCCTCAACGATCTGATTGGCATGTTCAGCGGACGGCGCTGA
- a CDS encoding GIY-YIG nuclease family protein: MTGYVYILVNESLKGLVKIGITSREPFARASELQTTGVPTPFTVAATIKVNDSRTVERQIHILLADHRVANGREFFKINLPDAVKVLYECCRNNLDQPLDTLINQNYLSDLTTGQNKDIDTILQFLIPGENYNPPRVEVELFALIKQKNPRAMVEMGRMIRGKLSRTGYGHVGDDKKANKLFEQSIALQYLDAMYERGITGWFYSDYLDSYFAKEMNKITRMSRILEIFSLAPGRNCLPRIFDVPISEQIMKVVENKIWAHYNLAAQQHRSFVWELQKIKPHLFKFEIRGPEIKPDFYGLRAFSSRSTYEAEIPIELENIEDSYRKSIRNLVFLYDYIGYLNSKGYEFKLDKHRHYMADAERQRLAIEINSVIKFV, translated from the coding sequence ATGACAGGGTACGTCTACATCTTAGTCAATGAGAGTTTGAAAGGACTTGTCAAAATAGGTATCACTTCGCGTGAGCCATTTGCTAGAGCTTCTGAACTTCAGACTACAGGTGTGCCAACCCCATTTACTGTGGCAGCAACTATTAAAGTGAATGATAGTCGTACTGTAGAGCGTCAGATACACATCCTGCTCGCAGATCATAGAGTAGCTAATGGTAGAGAATTCTTTAAAATTAATCTTCCAGATGCAGTTAAGGTCCTTTATGAATGTTGCCGTAATAACTTAGACCAGCCGCTTGACACTTTAATTAATCAAAATTACTTATCAGACTTGACAACAGGGCAAAATAAAGATATAGATACCATCCTCCAGTTTTTAATTCCTGGAGAGAATTACAATCCCCCTAGAGTAGAAGTAGAACTATTTGCTCTTATAAAACAGAAAAATCCCCGAGCTATGGTAGAGATGGGAAGAATGATTAGGGGGAAGCTATCCCGTACCGGATATGGACACGTAGGGGATGACAAAAAAGCTAACAAACTATTCGAGCAGTCCATAGCTTTACAGTATTTGGACGCCATGTACGAAAGAGGTATAACGGGGTGGTTCTATTCCGATTATCTAGATTCATACTTTGCGAAGGAAATGAATAAAATTACGAGAATGTCTCGTATTTTGGAAATTTTCTCGCTGGCTCCTGGTAGAAATTGTCTTCCGAGAATATTTGATGTTCCAATATCTGAGCAAATAATGAAAGTTGTTGAAAATAAAATTTGGGCGCATTATAATTTAGCCGCACAACAGCATAGAAGTTTCGTTTGGGAACTCCAAAAAATAAAACCCCATCTATTTAAATTTGAAATTCGTGGGCCTGAAATAAAACCAGACTTCTATGGACTTAGAGCATTCAGCAGTCGGAGTACCTACGAGGCCGAAATACCCATAGAACTAGAAAATATTGAGGACTCTTACAGAAAATCTATCAGAAATCTGGTGTTCCTCTATGACTACATAGGTTACTTAAATTCAAAAGGTTACGAATTTAAACTAGATAAGCATCGCCACTATATGGCCGATGCCGAAAGGCAGCGTTTAGCCATCGAGATTAATTCGGTAATCAAATTTGTATAG
- a CDS encoding DUF2179 domain-containing protein — protein MFDALTADALLGALLIFSLRIVDVSLGTLRIGMLIRGKRTAAGALSFFESLVWLMAAAKVLSTLDSPLQFIAYAGGYASGTMLGANIERWLAVGKVVLRIIVPVSAPDVQEALRKAGFYVTTVNASGRDGEVRIMFTVIARKKMKQAIRAIEAVYPKAFVTVEEVTTAQLQDTVTHQEGQLFRRLRMMRK, from the coding sequence GTGTTTGATGCTCTGACTGCCGACGCCCTACTGGGTGCATTGCTTATTTTCTCCCTCAGAATCGTGGACGTGTCGCTGGGCACGCTGCGAATCGGGATGCTGATCCGGGGCAAACGCACGGCGGCGGGGGCGCTGAGTTTCTTTGAATCGCTGGTGTGGCTGATGGCCGCCGCCAAGGTTCTCAGCACGCTGGACAGCCCACTGCAATTCATCGCCTACGCGGGCGGCTACGCATCAGGCACCATGCTGGGCGCGAACATTGAGCGCTGGCTGGCGGTGGGTAAGGTGGTGCTGCGAATCATCGTGCCCGTCAGCGCCCCCGACGTTCAGGAGGCGCTGCGAAAGGCCGGATTCTACGTCACCACCGTCAACGCCTCGGGCCGCGACGGAGAGGTGAGGATCATGTTCACCGTGATCGCCCGCAAGAAGATGAAACAGGCCATCCGCGCCATTGAAGCGGTGTACCCGAAGGCATTTGTCACCGTGGAGGAGGTCACCACCGCCCAGCTTCAGGACACCGTGACCCACCAGGAAGGCCAGCTCTTCCGCCGCCTGCGGATGATGCGGAAGTAA
- a CDS encoding A24 family peptidase, with amino-acid sequence MSIDVLLVVFAGLFGLLVGSFSNVLIWRLPRGENIAFPPSHCPHCDHALSPRDLVPLFSWLSLGGKCRYCRAPIKSRYPVVEALTGLGYAVIALLFPIALYGAGSLGLMVLFTLLLVGSAIDLDTYTIPDELTLPGVALGLLFGFFNGRNAVEGLPDLAGAVNGALLGAGLLVAINQFGSWVLRRFRERQYPEFPIGFQQISLGLLAGAWLGPWWGAGVGLLSAAVNAVSRRVVRIPELLTLGGLLLSVVVGSAGIGPGLILMVQGSLAAAGGVSLVAGVYWWVRHRPGAADEAENDGADDQYDASAMGFGDVKLAAVIGAFLGWERLLVALLVAVFAGAIIGVIQLARKQENRVKFGPFLAFGALVALIWGAGIVASYRGMLGL; translated from the coding sequence GTGAGTATCGACGTCTTGCTGGTGGTCTTCGCTGGTCTCTTCGGCCTGCTGGTGGGATCGTTTTCCAACGTGCTGATCTGGCGGCTGCCGCGTGGCGAGAACATCGCCTTTCCGCCCAGCCACTGCCCCCACTGTGACCATGCCCTTAGCCCGCGCGATCTGGTGCCTCTGTTCTCGTGGCTGTCATTGGGCGGCAAATGCCGCTACTGCCGCGCGCCGATCAAGTCGCGGTATCCGGTTGTGGAGGCGCTGACGGGTCTGGGCTACGCGGTCATTGCCCTGCTGTTTCCCATCGCCCTTTACGGCGCGGGCAGCCTGGGCCTGATGGTGCTGTTCACGCTGCTGCTGGTGGGCAGCGCCATTGATCTGGACACCTACACCATTCCCGACGAGCTGACCTTGCCGGGGGTGGCGCTGGGACTCCTATTCGGTTTTTTCAACGGCAGGAACGCGGTGGAGGGCTTGCCTGATCTGGCGGGCGCGGTCAACGGGGCTTTGCTGGGCGCGGGATTGCTCGTCGCCATCAACCAGTTCGGCTCGTGGGTGCTGCGGCGCTTCCGCGAACGGCAGTATCCCGAATTCCCCATCGGCTTTCAGCAGATCAGCCTGGGGTTGCTGGCAGGGGCGTGGCTGGGGCCGTGGTGGGGCGCGGGCGTAGGCCTGCTGTCGGCGGCGGTCAACGCGGTCAGCCGCCGCGTGGTCCGCATTCCCGAACTGCTGACCCTGGGCGGCCTGCTCCTGAGCGTGGTGGTGGGCAGCGCAGGCATAGGCCCCGGCCTGATTCTGATGGTGCAGGGTTCACTGGCGGCGGCAGGCGGCGTGTCTTTGGTGGCGGGCGTGTACTGGTGGGTCAGACACCGCCCCGGCGCTGCGGATGAGGCAGAGAACGACGGCGCGGATGACCAGTACGATGCCAGCGCGATGGGCTTCGGGGACGTGAAACTGGCTGCCGTGATCGGCGCGTTCCTGGGCTGGGAGAGACTGCTGGTGGCCTTACTCGTGGCGGTCTTCGCCGGGGCGATCATTGGCGTGATTCAACTGGCGCGCAAGCAGGAGAACCGGGTCAAGTTCGGCCCCTTTCTGGCCTTCGGTGCATTGGTGGCGCTGATCTGGGGCGCGGGCATCGTGGCAAGCTACCGGGGGATGCTGGGGCTGTAG
- a CDS encoding ATP-binding cassette domain-containing protein: MITVHNLRKTFRVRQGGLLRGSSIVMEAVKDVSFSVERGEIVGYLGPNGAGKSTTIKVLTGLLVPDTGRVEVGGLVPWKDRRAHVARLGAVFGQRTTLWWDLPVHESLELLRHIYRVPEARFRQNLRDFTELLELGPFLNTPARALSLGQRMRADLAAALLHDPELLFLDEPTVGLDVVAKERIREFIRHINATREVTVLLTTHDLGDVERLARRVMIIDHGSLLYDGALASLQARYGSARELVVDFEATPIDPQVPGLELLGAEGPRVRYGFIGAAAAPIARVTAHAPVRDITVREPDIEATIRRIYEGGLLRDGII, encoded by the coding sequence ATGATCACCGTCCACAACCTCCGCAAAACCTTCCGCGTGCGTCAGGGCGGCCTATTGCGCGGTTCCAGCATCGTTATGGAAGCCGTGAAAGACGTGAGCTTTAGTGTTGAACGCGGCGAGATCGTGGGCTATCTGGGGCCGAACGGCGCGGGCAAGAGCACCACCATCAAGGTGCTGACCGGGCTGCTGGTCCCTGACACTGGGCGGGTGGAGGTGGGCGGTCTGGTGCCGTGGAAGGACCGCCGGGCGCATGTGGCCCGCCTGGGCGCGGTGTTCGGCCAGCGCACGACGCTATGGTGGGATCTGCCCGTCCACGAATCGCTGGAACTGCTGCGCCACATCTACCGCGTGCCCGAAGCCCGTTTCCGCCAGAACCTGCGCGACTTCACCGAGTTGCTGGAACTGGGGCCGTTCCTGAACACCCCGGCCCGCGCCCTCAGCCTGGGCCAGCGGATGCGGGCGGACCTCGCCGCCGCCCTGCTGCACGACCCCGAACTGCTATTTCTGGACGAGCCGACGGTGGGGCTGGACGTGGTGGCCAAGGAGCGTATCCGCGAATTTATCCGCCATATCAACGCCACCCGCGAGGTCACGGTGTTGCTGACTACCCACGATCTGGGCGATGTGGAACGGCTGGCCCGCCGCGTGATGATTATTGACCACGGCTCCCTGCTGTACGATGGCGCGCTGGCGAGTTTGCAGGCCCGCTACGGCAGCGCCCGCGAACTGGTGGTGGATTTTGAGGCTACTCCGATTGACCCGCAGGTGCCAGGGCTGGAGCTGTTGGGTGCGGAAGGCCCCCGCGTCCGCTACGGCTTTATTGGGGCCGCCGCCGCCCCGATTGCCCGCGTCACCGCCCATGCCCCGGTGCGCGACATCACGGTCAGGGAGCCGGACATTGAAGCCACCATTCGCCGCATTTACGAGGGTGGGCTGTTGCGGGATGGGATAATCTGA
- a CDS encoding DNA-3-methyladenine glycosylase, with the protein MTTPLPPAFFDRDPVRVARELLGGTLVHVLPGGEVLSGRIVETEAYDCPRDPACTAGRFHAARSAEMAVQAGRWLFWSTHGHPLLQVSCRPESIAASVLIRALEPLEGKGQMLTHRPVTRERDLTNGPAKLVYALGIRPAEVTGTAVDSAALHLFAPPATLPDEEVEITARVGIKEGRNLPWRFIVRGNSWVSPGVPSMDLAWLE; encoded by the coding sequence ATGACTACGCCTCTGCCTCCCGCTTTCTTTGACCGCGATCCGGTGCGGGTGGCCCGTGAGCTGTTGGGCGGCACCCTGGTTCATGTCCTGCCCGGCGGCGAGGTTCTCAGCGGTAGAATTGTGGAAACCGAGGCTTACGATTGCCCGCGTGACCCAGCCTGTACCGCCGGACGGTTTCATGCCGCCCGCAGCGCCGAGATGGCTGTCCAGGCAGGCCGCTGGCTGTTCTGGAGTACGCACGGGCATCCGCTGTTGCAGGTCTCCTGCCGCCCCGAAAGCATTGCCGCCAGCGTGTTAATTCGCGCGCTGGAACCGCTGGAGGGCAAAGGGCAAATGCTGACGCACCGCCCCGTGACCCGCGAACGTGACCTGACCAACGGCCCGGCTAAACTGGTCTACGCGCTTGGCATCCGGCCTGCCGAGGTAACGGGGACGGCGGTGGACAGCGCCGCGCTGCATCTGTTCGCACCGCCCGCGACTCTGCCCGATGAAGAGGTGGAGATCACCGCCCGCGTGGGGATTAAGGAGGGGCGCAATCTGCCGTGGCGGTTTATCGTTCGGGGCAATTCGTGGGTGTCGCCAGGGGTGCCGAGTATGGATCTGGCCTGGCTGGAATAG
- a CDS encoding ABC-2 family transporter protein produces MQAALKPTPCLNVPLYASVARLGFRRQFAYPQAALWGLITNLFFGVLRIAVLVALFGNTPQVAGYTVQDAITYTGLTQAFIMALSLFGWTDFMRTVHRGEVASDLLRPHDLLAFWAAQDAGRAAGQFVLRGLPMLALFALIWGATFPAGLGGWTLTTLSLLLAWACGFAFRFLVNCAAFWSPDAVGFGRFAWAVLGLGSGFLMPLAFFPLWFQNVLAFTPFPSMMNTTVEIWLGVKTGAEAWTALAVQLGWALLLFGVAAFVLSRGLRRLEVAGG; encoded by the coding sequence ATGCAAGCGGCCCTGAAACCCACGCCATGCCTCAACGTGCCGCTCTACGCCTCGGTGGCGCGGCTGGGCTTCCGGCGGCAGTTCGCGTATCCGCAGGCGGCGCTGTGGGGGCTGATCACCAACCTGTTTTTTGGCGTGCTGCGAATCGCCGTGCTGGTGGCATTGTTCGGTAACACGCCGCAGGTGGCTGGATACACCGTACAGGACGCCATTACCTACACCGGACTCACGCAGGCATTCATCATGGCGCTGTCCCTGTTCGGCTGGACCGATTTTATGCGGACGGTTCACCGGGGCGAGGTGGCCTCTGACTTGCTGCGCCCCCATGACCTGCTGGCGTTCTGGGCGGCGCAGGACGCGGGCCGGGCGGCAGGCCAGTTCGTGCTGCGCGGGTTGCCGATGCTGGCGCTGTTTGCGCTGATCTGGGGGGCGACATTTCCGGCAGGCTTGGGAGGCTGGACCCTGACTACCCTGAGCCTGCTGCTGGCCTGGGCCTGCGGTTTTGCCTTCCGTTTTCTGGTCAACTGCGCGGCCTTCTGGTCCCCGGACGCCGTGGGCTTCGGGCGCTTTGCCTGGGCGGTGCTGGGCCTGGGCAGCGGCTTTCTGATGCCCCTGGCCTTCTTCCCGCTGTGGTTTCAGAATGTGCTGGCCTTCACCCCCTTTCCCAGCATGATGAATACGACGGTGGAAATCTGGCTGGGTGTAAAAACTGGAGCGGAGGCGTGGACAGCGCTGGCGGTGCAACTCGGCTGGGCGCTGCTTCTATTCGGGGTGGCGGCGTTTGTGTTATCGCGCGGCTTGCGGCGGTTGGAGGTGGCGGGTGGCTAG
- a CDS encoding ABC transporter permease, whose translation MLRAQARSQAVYRVSFALDALGSALITLAEFAAFALVLPRFGSLSGWTLGEVSLLYGLAEISFVLMDLLFGGFDAPNLSQHVRSGSFNTFLLRPAPLRLQIFGSDFALRRITRVFLAMGILAYGVMASGAILTPEAALLLAGSVLGMIAFFGGLFVIGGTLTFWTVESVEAMNVLTYGGRTLISYPMDIYGQFLRKTFTYLIPAAFLSYFPVLHVLGRPLPDGLPPLAAYLSPLVGPLMLAAAFAFWRVGVRHYGGTGT comes from the coding sequence TTGTTGCGCGCCCAGGCCCGTTCGCAGGCCGTTTACCGGGTGTCGTTCGCTCTGGACGCGCTGGGATCGGCCTTGATCACACTGGCAGAATTTGCCGCCTTTGCGCTGGTGCTGCCGCGTTTCGGTTCGCTGAGCGGCTGGACGCTGGGCGAGGTCAGCCTGCTCTACGGCCTCGCAGAAATCTCCTTCGTGCTGATGGACCTGCTGTTCGGCGGTTTTGACGCCCCCAACCTCAGTCAGCATGTGCGCAGTGGCAGCTTCAACACTTTCCTGCTGCGGCCTGCGCCCCTGCGTCTGCAAATCTTCGGCTCGGACTTTGCGCTGCGGCGGATCACGCGGGTCTTTCTGGCGATGGGGATTCTGGCGTATGGCGTCATGGCGTCCGGGGCCATCCTCACCCCCGAAGCCGCGTTGCTGCTGGCAGGAAGTGTGCTGGGTATGATCGCCTTTTTCGGCGGCCTCTTCGTCATCGGCGGCACGCTGACCTTCTGGACGGTGGAGAGCGTGGAGGCCATGAACGTCCTGACCTATGGCGGACGCACCCTGATTTCCTACCCGATGGACATCTACGGCCAGTTCCTCCGCAAGACCTTCACGTACCTGATTCCTGCTGCCTTCCTGTCGTATTTCCCCGTTTTGCACGTCCTGGGCCGTCCGCTGCCGGATGGTCTGCCCCCCCTGGCCGCTTACCTGTCGCCCCTCGTCGGTCCGCTGATGCTGGCGGCGGCTTTCGCCTTCTGGCGCGTGGGCGTGCGGCACTACGGCGGAACGGGAACATGA